The Candidatus Polarisedimenticolaceae bacterium sequence CTGACGACGAGGTAGCCGTCGGCCGGGAAATCGAAGAAGTAGCCGGGATGGACGGCGACCCCCTGGGAGAGGAGCTCGAGGACGAGCGCCTCCTCGGCGACGACACGGGGGAAGCGCACGACGGCGGTCCAGCCGCCCTCGGGCGGGAGCAGCTCGACGGCGCCGCCCGGAGGGAGGAGCGCGCGCGCGGCGGCGAGATTGGCCAGGCACCGGGCGCGGATGGCCTCCCGCACCGGCGCCGCACGGCGCAGGATCTCCGGAAGCGCTTCCTGAACCGGTGTCGCGACCGAGAGATAGTTGTCGCCGACGAACTCGAGCTTCTCGAGCGCGGCCTCGCGCCTCTGCTCCGGCCCCGACGCGACGATCCACGAGAGCTTGAGCTGGGGGAGGCCGCAGCTCTTCGAGAGCCCGCCGAGCGTGAACGTGAGCCCTTGGTCCCGCGTCGCGAAGCTCGTCGGGCTCGATCCCCACGCGTAGTCGAGGAAGACCTCGTCGACGATGAGCGGGAGGCCGGGCGCCAGCGTGTCGGCGGTCTCGCGATCGACGAACGAGCCGGTCGGATTGTTCGGGTGCACGACGATCGCCGCCTTGGCCCGCGAAGGATCCTGCGGCACCGGCTGCCAGCGGTGCGAGCCGTCGAGCGGATACGGCAACGCCGCGACACCGTCGAGCGCGGCGAGGTGCTCGAAGAGCGGGTACGAAGGCGACGGAACGTAGACGGCATCGCCGGGATCGCAGAGCAGCTTGAAGAGGAAGCCGTACGCCTCGCTCGACGACGCGGTGAGCACGATCCGGTCCGGATCGGCGCCGTAGAGCGCCCCGACCGCCTCGCGCGCCTTGCGGAGTCCCTTCGGATCGGGGCGGTAGGCGAGTCCGGCCGGGGAGGCGAGCGCGGCGAGGAGATCCCGCGGATACTCGATCTCCGCGGCGGTCGGGTTGCTGATCGTGAGATCGTGCGCGATCGCCGCCTTCGCCTTCGCGGCGGCGTAGGTGTTCGGGGAGAGGTCGTGGGGAATGCGGCGGGAGAACACGGCCCGATTATCCACGGAGGAGCGTCCATGAGGCGCATGCGTAAGGCGACGGCGATCCTGCTCGCCGTCCCGCTGTGCGGTTGTCTCGAGGCGCCGCTCACCGAGCGCCTGGATATCCGTATGCTCGCGGGCGGGGCTTCCGTCGTCTCCCTGCGGGTGAGCCTTCGCGACCCTTCCGATTTCGCCGAGAGCCCGAAGCTGCGCGAGCGCCTGGAGAGCGAGACCCGGGCGCTCGAGGAGGGCACCGACCCGTGGTCGGCGCGGTTCGCCGCGGCGTCGCCGGCGCGGGAGCGGGACGTCCGCGACACCGCCGACGGCAAGTTGATCCGCCTGACGCGGCACGGACGTCTCGCGACTCCCGACGACCTCCGCGCCTTCCTGCGCGACGCGGGCGTCGGCGTCTCTTACGACCACGGCGAGGGCTGGGAGGAGCTGACCCTCCTTCCCGGCCATCCGCTGCGCGTCACGAGCGCCGAGCGCGAGCGGGTGAAGACGGAGCTGGCGTCCTGGAGCACGAAGCTCTCCGCGTACTTCGCGTCCCTCGAGCGCCTCTACGACTACCTCGACCGGCGTCCCGAGCGCGCCCGCGTCTGCCTCGCGTCGATCGTCTCCAAGGTTCCGGAGGGCGAGTCGCTGACCGGTGAGGAGTCGCGTCTGACCGATGCGGTCGAGGACGCGATGGGCGCGTGCGGCGCCATCCTCACGGCGGCCAAGGACGACGCCTACACGCTCGACGAGCTGTCACGGCGTGTCTACGATCCGTTCCCCGCTGCGATCCGGATCGCAGTTCCCGGCGCGGTCGTCGAGCGCGAAGGGTTCGCCGGCGCGGGCGACGCGCCGCTCGAGATCCCCGAGGCCTCCCTGTGGTCGGCGTTCACGCGCCTGCAGGGACGATTCGCCTCTCCGGACCTCGCGGTCCTGATGTGGCGCCAGGACGTCGGCGGGAAGGACGCCGCGATCGACGTTGACGCGCTGGCCGCGGCGCGGCGCCGCGCCGGAAAGCCGAGCGCCGACGAGATCCGCGCGGCGATCGAGGATCAGCTCCGCACCGCTCCGGTCTACCGGGTCCGGTGGGCTCCCGAAGCGGGACGCGAGGCGCCGCTCCCCTTCGACGACGAAGCTTCGCCGGAGACCGGCACGAGCGCGCGCAGCGCCGGAAGCGGTGGGTCGCCCGCGTAGAGCACGCGCTCGAGGAAGAGGCCGGACGGCGGCGCCGTCCACTCGGCGGTGCCGGTCCGTGAAGGATTCTTCAGCAGAGCCTTGAACTCAGGAACGGGGAGATCCTCGGCACCGACCTTGACGAGCGCGCCGACGACGCGCCTGACCATCTTCCACAGGAAGTGCGACGCGACGAGGCGGACGAGGATCAAGGCGCCGTCCTCCACGACCTCGGCACCGTCGACGAGTACGCGCGTCGACGTCTGGTCCTGCGGCCGCTCGCAGAAAGCCGCGAAGTCGTGCATGCCGGGGACGGCCGCCACCGCTTCGGCCATGAGCGCCGGATCGATCGAGCGCTTGATCCACCAGACGCTGCGCTTGGCGAGCGCCGTGCGCCGCCGCGAGATCTGGTAGACGTACGATCGCAGGACCGCGTCGTGGCGGGCGTGGAAGCGGTCGGAGGCCGACGAGAGCGCCAGCACGTGGATGTCGTGCGGCAGCGCGTCGTTGACCGCCAGGCGGAACTTCTTCGGATCGATCCGCTCTCGCAGGCGCAAATGCGCCACCTGATGCGCCGCATGCACGCCCGCGTCGGTGCGGCCCGCACCGCCGAGCTCGACGACGGCGCCGCCGGCCTCACCGATCGCGCTTCGTAGCTCGCCGGCGACGGAGCGCGCGTTCTGCTGCTCCTGCCATCCGCGGTAGCGCGTTCCCTCGTATTCGAGGTCGAGGCGGTAGGTCGGCATCGGTCAGGGGGCGACGTTGAGCGACCAGTCCCACGGCTGGTACTCGACCTTCACGTCCTTGGCCGACGCCGCCTCGGCGACCGCCTCGGAGCCGAACTTCTTGAGGACGCCGAGCGTCCCGCCGAGCGGCTTGAAGTCGTCCTTGTACCAGTCGAAGAGCGTGCTCGTCTTGATGACCGTGGTGTGATGGGACGTATCGATCGTGACGACGCCGGGTGTCGCGAGGAACGCGCGCGTCGCGTCGTCGAGCTGGTCGTCGATCTTGTTGCCGTAATAGGGCTCGGCCCGGAGAGGCGCGCACGAGCGCGCGGAGCTGTTGAGCGCGAAATGGATGCGCGGGTCCTTGTACTCCTTGACGAGGCGCCTCTCCAGCTCGTCGAGGCTCACCGGCTTCCCGTCGACCAAGAGCGCGTTGCGGTGGAAGATCTCGTTCGGCCGCAGGGCCTTCGAGAGCGCGCGGATCGATCCCGACGGGTTCAGGAGGAGGATGGTCTCGAGGATCTTCGTGTTGTAGAGGTTGATGAGCACCGCCTCGCGCTCGTGCGGCTCGAGCGTCTTGAGGTCGGCGCTGCGGTAGATCATGACGACTTCCGAGATGCGCTTGAGGTCGTCGCCGTTCGTCCGCCACGTCGCGTAACGGACGCCGTGGCCGGTCACGTAGGTCGTCAGCAGCTTCGCGTGCCCCGCCTGCGCCGCCTTGAGATCGGCGTGCGCGGGGACCGCCGCGACGAGCATGCCGAGAATCGCGATCTTGCGGATCACGCGGCGGTCAGCAGGATCGGCGCGCCGTCCATGACGACGATCGTCTGCTCGTAGTGGGCGGCGGGGGCGGCATCGGCGGTCCGCACCGTCCAGCCGTCCCGGTCCTCGACGATCGCGCCCGAGCCGCTCGTGAGCATCGGCTCGACGGCGATCACGAGGCCGCGCTTCAGCCGCTGCCGGGCGCGCGGGTCGTAGACGTTCGGCACGCTCGGGGCCTCGTGGATCGTCCGGCCGATCCCGTGGCCCGAGAGATCCTTGATGACCGAGAACCCGTCGTGCCTGATCGAGCGCGAGACCGCGCGTCCGATGTCGCTCACGCGGCCGCCGGCCCGCGCGGCTTCCATCGCGCGATCGAACGCCCGCCGCGCGGCGGCGACGAGCGCGCGCGACGTCTCGGACGCGACGCCCACGACGACGGTCACGGCGGCATCGGTCATGTAGCCGTCCTTCTCGGCGGTGACGTCGAGCTTCAGCAGGTCGCCGTCTTCGAGGACGCGCGTTCCGGGGATGCCGTGCACGATCTCGTCGTTGACGCTGATGCAGGTCGCGCCGGGGAAGCCGTAGACGAGCTTCGGAGCCGAGCGGGCGCCCGCCGCCGCGAGCACGGCCGCGCCGATCGCATCCAACTCGGCGGTCGAGACACCCGCACGTACCGCCGCCGCCATCGCGTCGAGCGCCGCGCGCACGACGCGGCCGCTCGCGAGGAGGCCGTCGAGATCGGCTTGGGCTTCGACGCACATGGCGGGCTCCTACTCCTCGGCGTCGGTCTCGAGATGAAACCGATGGAGGAACCGATGGAAGACCGGACCGAAGATGATACCGGCGATCAGGATCACGGCAAGGCCGGAGTAGAGGGCGTAGATGCCCGCGAAGAGCTTGCCGCCGGACGATGCCGGGTTGTGCAGCGGCCCCATCCCCGAGAGAATCATCGACGCGTTCAGGAACGAGTCGAGCCAGCCGAGCCCTTCGAGCCGGTGGTAGCCGATCATGCCGACGGCGAGGGAGCCGCTGATGACGAGCGTGCCCAGGGCCGCGCCTTCGACGAGGCGTCGGTAGAACACGGAGACCGGTGCCAGCGGCTTCACACTCCGACCTTAACCCGAAAACGGGGAAACGGCGTCAATGCAGGTCGGGGGCCGGCGTCGCCCACGCCTGGAGTACGGCGCGATCGGCGTCGGTGAGCTTCGCGGCCGGGTGGAGCGGCCGGTAGAACCAGAGCGGCATCTGGTCGTGCGACACCTGCTCCCAGATCGACTGGATCTTCGCGTCCTGCTTGTCGGAGGTGTACTGGCCCCACTCGGAGAAGTTCATGTGGCGGCGGCCCATCGAGACGTCGCGCGCGAGGAGCCACGAGACCGGGGCGACGTGGCTGTACCACGGCCAGCGCGTCTCGTTCGAATGGCAGTCGTAGCACGCGCGCCTGAGGATCGCGTGCACCTCGCCCGAAGTCGCGATGTCGGAGGTCACCGGCGGATTCGTGCGATGGACCGGCACGAGCTGGATCAGGGCGGCGACCGCGGCGATCGCGATCAGGCTGCGCTTGACGGGCGGCTTCACGGACCCTCCAGAATTCTTATACCTTAGAATCCGGCGAATGCCGGTCCCTCCGTTCGATCCGCGACCGATCGTTCTTCGCGGACGCCACGTCACGCTCGAGCCGCTCGCCGCGCATCACGCCGAGGCTCTCTTCGCCGCGGCCGGCGACGACGCGGTCTGGGCGTTTCTCCCTCGGCCCCGCCCGCGATCGCTCGAGGAGGTCCGCGCGATGATCCGCGAGGCGGCGCGCGAAGACGGCTCGATCGCTTTCGCGATCGTGCCCGTCGCGACGGGAGCGGCGGCCGGCTCGACGCGGTACCTCGACATCGACCGCTCCCACCGCACGCTCGAGATCGGATGGACGTGGATCGGACCGGCTTGGCAGCGCACCGCGGTCAACACCGAGTGCAAGCTGCTCCTCCTCGCCCACGCCTTCGACGATCTCGGCGCGCACCGGGTGACGTTGAAGACCGACGGCCGGAACGAGCGGTCGCAGCGCGCCATCGAGCGGATCGGCGCGACCCGGGAAGGGGTTCTGCGCCGCCACCGCGTGTGCTGGGACGGATACGTGCGCGACACCGTGTACTTCGGTGTCACCGATCTCGACTGGCCCCGCGTCCGCGAGGGCCTCGTCGCCAGGCTGGGCGCGCCGTGACGGCCGGCCGGCGGGTCGCGCTCATCGCGTGCGGCCTCGCGCTCGCGGTCGCGCTCGTCTTCGGGCGTGCCGTGCGCTACGACTTCGTCGAGCTCGACGACCGCTCGTACGTCGTCGAGAACCCGCAGGTGCTCTCCGGCCCGACGCCGGCGAACGTCGCCTGGGCGTTCACGACGTTCCGTCAGGCGAACTGGCACCCGCTGACCTGGCTTTCGCTCCAGCTCGACGCGGCGATCGGCGGGCCGTCGCCGGCGATGTTCCATGCGACGAGCATCGCGCTCCACGCCCTGGCCGCGATCCTGCTCTTCCTCGCCTTCCGCGCGATGACCGGCTGCGCGGGGCGCAGCGCCGCCGCCGCTCTCCTCTTCGCGCTCCATCCGCTGCGCGCCGAATCGGTCGTCTGGATCTCGGAGCGGAAGGACGTGCTCTCGCAGGCGCTCGGCTTCGCGGCGATCCTCGCGTATGCGTCGTGGGTGCGTAGCGGGAAGCGCTCCCGTTACGCGTGGGCGCTCGCGCTCTTTGCCCTGGCGCTCCTCGCGAAGCCGATGATGATCACCCTCCCGGTGGTCCTCCTTCTCCTCGACCGCTGGCCGCTCGACCGGTTCGCGCTCGTTCCGAGGCTCAAGGAGAAGGCGCCGTTCTTCGCTCTCTCGGCGATCTCCGCGGTGCTCACCGTCGTCGCACAGGCGCGCGAGGGCGCGGTCGTCGGGCTCACGGCGCTTCCGCTCGGCACGCGCCTCGCGAACGCCGCGGTGAGCGCGGTCCACTACCTGGTTGCGACCGTCTGGCCGGTAGGGCTCGGCAATCCGTACCCGTTCGACTACGCGGCGCTGACGCCGGGGCGGGTCGTGGGCTGCACGCTCGTCCTCGCCGCGCTCACCGCGGCCGCCGTATTCTGCTGGCGGAGCCGACCTCACCTCGCCGTCGGCTGGCTCTGGTATCTCGTCACGCTTCTCCCCGTGGTGGGGATCATCCAGGTCGGCGCGCAGGCGATGGCCGATCGCTACACGTACCTCCCTCTCGTCGGCCCCGTCGTCGCGCTCGTCTGGGAGGTCGGAGACCGGCTCTCGTCGCGTACCGCGGCGTGGGCGCTTCTCGGCATCGTCCTGGTCCCGGAGGCCGTCGCCGGGACGAGGCAGGTCGGGCTCTGGCGCGACACGGAGACGCTCGTACGTCACACGCTTGCCGTGACGCCTCCGAATGCCGCCGCGCACCTCAGCCTCGGCCTCACCCTGCTCCGCCACGACCGCTATCCCGAGGCGATCGACGAGCTCCACAAGGCGCTCGCGATCTCCGATCGGATCACCGAGGCCTGGGTCGCGCTCGCCGAGGGTCTCGTCGCCGAGAAGCGCGGCGCCGAGGCGCTCGACATCTTCCGCAAGGCCCGCACGCTCGACCCCGCGAACGACGTCGTCCAGAAGAAGCTCGTCGCACTCCTGAACTCCGAAGCGATCCGGCTGATGCGAGACGGCGGCGATCTCGCCGGCGCCGAGCGGCTCGCGCGCGAAGCGGTCGAGCGCGCGCCCGGCGACGCGACCTCGCACGGAACGCTCGGCGTCCTCCTCGCGCGGAGTGGCCGCGCCGGCGAGGCCGCGCACGAGTTCCAGGAAGCGCTGCGCCTCGACCCGTCGAACGAAGGTTTCCGCCGCAATCTCGAACGGGTGAGGGGACACTAAATACGCAGAGGGGACAGCTTCCGAAACTCTGTACTTCGAGTTTCGGAAGCTGTCCCCTCTGTGTACTTAATGTCCCCTCAGATGACGTCGCGGCCCGCGGCGAGATCGTCGAACATCCGCTCCATGAGCGATGCCACTTCGGGGCGGGTGAGCTTCGCGCCGGGGCCGGCGGATTCGATGCGGTCGAGGCTGGCGCGCGCGAGGATCGCCGGGCTTCCGGTGAACGCGATGAGTCCATCCGCGGCGCCGGCACGCTTGAGCGTCCGCACGTAGCCCGCCGCGAGCGAGAGATCTCGCCGCGCGATCGCGAAGACGGCGTCGCGCGTCACGGTGGCGGGAAGGTAGACGCGTCCTTCGGTCGCATCGGACGCCGCGTCCTTCAGGATGTTCACGAGCTGGAGCCCCTCGCCGAAGAACCGCGAGCGGCGCCTCAGCCTCTCGGCCACCGGCGCCAGTGCCGCGTGATCGACGAGGAACAGCTCGGTCAGCATCTCACCGACGATCCCTGCGACGACGTAGCAATAGTCGCGCAGCTCGCGCACGCTGCCGAGGCGGAGGTTGCCGCGCTCGTCGCCGCGCCGCACGACGTCGGCCATGCCGCGTACCGTGCGCAGGAGGTCGCGGGCCAGCGCACGGCGTGCCGCCGCCGGCATCTCCCAGTAGGCCTCGAGCACCGCGGGCGTCTCGTGGAGGAGCTCGAGGTAGCCCGCGTGCTTCAAGGGGACTTCGTCGAGCCAGCGGCGCGACGCTTCCTCCTCGCCGCCGCGCGTCTCGAGCAGGACGGCGAGATCGTCGAGGGCTGCGATGCGCGAGGCGCGCGGCCACAGGACGGCGTCCTCGAAAGTGTCGGCGACGCGGAAGAGCAGGTAGGCGATCTCGACGTGCCGCCGCGTCGGCTCGGGGAGCATCGGGATCGAGAGCGCGAACGTGCGGCTCGTCTTCTCGAGGAGGTCGTCGAGCTTGACCATGGCGCTCATCGGGCGACCACGCGCGTGCCGCCGTTCATCCGTCCGGCGACGGCCAGGGCGAGCGATCCGGCGCGCCTGCCGTCCAGGATCAGCGAGGGCACGGAGCGGCGGGCCAGCGCGGCCGTCGAGCGAAGGCGGAGCGCCATGCCGCCCGTGACGTCGACGCCGGACGCGCCGGAGACGCGGAGCGACCTGCTCCGGGCGCCGGCGGCGGTGAGCCGGTTCACCGTGTCTCCGCCCTTCGCGACGAGGCCGTCGGTCTCGCCGAGCCACACCGCGCGCGCGACCGGGACGCCGCGAAGCAAAGCCGCGCGCGCGAGCGCGACGAACACCTCTTCGGTCGAGACGACGACGGCGGAGCACTCACGGTCGAGCACGACGTCGCCGTAGACGACGGGGACGAGCCCCGCGTCGAGCGCGTGGAAGAGCGGATCGGAAAAAACCTTCGCGACGCGTCCGTTCGAGCAGGTCATGAAGCTCGAAGGTGCGAGCGAGAACGGCTTGGCGCCGGCGGCGTCGAGCGCGTCGATCACGATCGCGTGCAGCTCCGCGGCGCGGTGCTGGGTCCGCGCGATCCCGTCCGCCCGCGCGGGCTTCTTGGCCCGCGAGCCGCCGACGCCGCCCTGAGACGCCGCGACGTGGCCGAACGAGCCGCTCCCGTGGCCGAGCACGAGGCGCGGCGCTCCGTTCCCCCGCGGGAGCGACGCGATCTCGCGCGCGAGCCGGCGGATCGTCGCGAGGCGCGCGATCCCCGGGCGCGCCTTGTCGGTGATCAGGCTCCCGCCGAGCTTCACGAGGACGATCGAGGGCGGCATCAGAACAGGTGCTCCTGCTGGACCCGGGGCCCTTCGCCCACGCCGTCCAAGAGCACGCCGGTCACCCCTGGGAGCGACTGGAGCATCGAGGTGACATCGCGCTCGCAGGAAGGCTGGCAGATCACGTGGACGTTGGCGCCGGCGTCCATCGTCGCCCACGCCGAGAGGCCTTGCGTACGTGCGGCGCGCAGCGCTTCGAGGACCGCGAGCGTCCCCGGCCTCCAGTAGAAGATCGGAGGCTTCGAGGACATCGCGATCAGGTGCAGCTCGACCGCTTCCTCCTCGAGGATCGGACCGAGCAGGTCGAGGTCGCGGCGGTCGATCGCTCGACGGACCTCGGCGAGCCGCCCGGAGAGGAGCCGCTGGCGCGCCTCGAAGTGCGGGCTCGTCGGCGCCAGCCGATGGCCTTCGAGCGAAGAAACGGCCTTCTCGCCCGGATCGACGAGCGCGATGACGTCGCGGAGGTCCCAGTGCGAAGCCGGCGCGATCGGCGTCGCATGCCCGGCGTCGCCCTCGGCCGACCACGCGACGTAGCCGCCCATGACCGAGCGCGCCGCCGATCCGGAGCCGCTCATGCGCGCCAGCGTCGAGAGCTCGGAGGTCGAGAGGGAGAGGCCGAGCGCCCGCGTCGCGGCGAGGGTGAGCGCGGCGAATCCAGAGGCGGACGACGCGATCCCCGAGCCGGTCGGGAACGAGTTCCGCGTGGCGACGCGGAACGAGCCGCCGCGCTTGGCCCAGCGGCGGACGCGATCGAGATGGGCGAGCGCGCGAGCGCGGAACGCGACCGGTGGGATCGAGAGCGACCCATCCTCGGCGACGAGCTCGATCCGGTCGGGCTCGTACGAGCCATCTTCGAACGCGACCGTCGACAGGCTGACGCACTCGGAGAGCGTCATCGAGATCGAGGCGTTCATCGGGATCGCTTGCGCGAGATCGCGTGCGCCCCAGTACTTGACGAAGGCGATGTTGGCGGGAGCGGTGTGAGTCGCTTTGCCGGTCATGCGGCGACCTCCTCGCGGAGGCCCGGGGCGCCCAGCGCGACGTCGTGCGCGACCCACGAGGGCGGGGTCGCGAGTTGGGAATCGACGACCAGGAGAAGACCCGACCCGGCGCCGCGCCGTCCTCCCGCGCCCGAGATCTTCGCGGCGCCGCCGGCGGCCTCGATCGCCGCGACGGCGCTTCGGACCTCGGGGTGCACGACGTCGAGTGCGACGAGCCCGGCGTGAGCCCGGCGCACCGCGGCGACGAGCGCGGGCACGTCACCGGTGCCGAGCGCCTCGCGACCCTCTTCGGCCGCCCGTTCGAGCTCGGCGATCGCGCGGTCGACCGTTCCGGGATCGCGCTTGCGCAGGCTCGCGACGGCCGCGACCATCTCGCCCGTCGATTCGACCGGCGTCCCGGTGTCGTAGAGGCGGATCGCGGCGAGCGCCGTGGAGCTGAGCGGCGCGGCCTCGTGGACGAGGCCGTCCGCGGTACGGCGGCACCAGAGGGCGCCGCCCTCGAGCACCGCGCGTACGTCGATTCCCGAGGGGTTTCCGTGCTGGAGGCGCTCGACGCGGTGGGCGAATGCCGCGATCCCGTCGTGGCCGGCCGGCCGCTCGAGCGCGCGCAGGCACGCGGAGACGACGCCGACGGCGAGCGAGGCGGAGCTTCCGAACCCGGCGCCCGGCGGGATCGCCGACTCGACCTGGAGGTCGAGATCGCCGGTGAAGCCCGACGTGGCGAGCGCGGCGGCGGCGACGGCGAGGTCACCGGGATCGAGGGCCCTCTCCCGCGTGACGATCGACGCGACTTCGTCGGCTTCGTAGATGCGTGCGAGCCCGTACGCCGCGGCCTCGAGGCGGATCGCGCCGCGGCCCTTGGGCTCGGCGCGGCAGACGACGCTCATCCGCCGGTCGAGCGCAGCGACGAGCGCGGGACGGCCGTAGACGGCCGCGTGCTCCCCGAACAGGATCGTCTTACCCGGTACGGAGGCCGCGGCCGAGGAGCTCATGCGCCCTTGTCGCCTTCCGCTCCGCCGCGGCCGAGCCGCTGGTGCGCGCGCGCGAGGTCGCTCGAGGTGAACGCCGCCATGAGCGACAGCTCGCCGGCCAGGACCGCGCCTCCGAGGATCTCGGCGAGGCGCAGCGCCGCCTGGCCCGGACGATCGACGTCCGGCACGACGCCGAGGACACGCAGGGCTTCGGATTGCGTGGCGAGGCCGGTGCCGCCGCCGGTCGCGCCCAGCGGGAGATCGGGAATGAAGATCGACGCGTACACGGCGCCGTTCTCCCTGGGCTCGATGCAGGTGACGCCGGTCGAGCCGCCGACGACGTGCGCCGGGTCCTGGCCCGTGGCGATGAAGAACGCCGAGAGCACGTTCGCGTAGTGCGCGTTGTAGCCCATGGCACCGGCCGCGATCGAACCCAGGAGGTTCTTCCGGTACTGGACCTCGACGAGCGAGCGCGAGTCGGTCTTGAGCACGTCCCTGAGGATCGCCGCGTCGAGCACGACCTCCGCGTGGACCCGCTTGCCGCGTCCTTCGGAGAAGTTGACCGAGGCGGCCTTCTTGTCCACGCAGTAGTTTCCCGAGAGGGCGACGCACGGGATTCCGGTCTTCGGCTCGATGAGATCGCGGACGACGCGGTCGCACGCGATCGTCGCCATGTTCATGCCCATCGCGTCGCCGGTCGTGAAGCGGAAACGGAGGAAGATCGTCGTCCCGAAGACGTACGGGCGGAGGCCGGTCATCTTGAGGAAGCGGCTCGTCCCCTCGGCGACCTCGCGGATTTCGGTCTCGTGCTCGGCGATCCACGAGAGGAACGCGCGGGCCTCGCGCTGGCCGCGAGCGCGGAAGACCGGAGCCCTCGTCATCCCGACGTCCTCGACGTACACCGTCGCGCCGCCTGCGAGACGGATCGCGGCGCACCCGCGGTTGATCGACGCGAGGAGTGCCCCTTCGGTCGTCGCCATCGGGATCAGCACGTCCCCGTCGATCGTATCGCCGTGGACCGTGATCGGACCGACGATCCCCATCGGGATCTGCGCGACGCCGATCAGGTTCTCGCAGTGACGCGTCGCCGCGGTCCCGGCATCGAATGAGAAGTGCGCGATCGCGTCCAGCGTGGTGCCCGTGATCTTCCCGACCGCCTCGCGACGGATCGCCGTCGCCTCGCCGGGGGGGATCTCGGCGGGCAGCTCGTGGAACCGCATGCTGCCGTCCACGAGGGCGGCAATCGTCTCGTCTCGGCTCGTCGCGGCGTCGGGGGAAGCGACCTTGACCTTGCTCATCGCATGGACTCCTTGCGGATCGGAACCGAACGAAGCTGGGGGAGGCTCTTGGCTCCGAGGCAGAACATCGTGATCTTGAGCGCGTGGACGACCGCGTCGATGCGGGCCACGACGCGCTCGGCGGACTCGAGCGCGCCCTCGAGGAACGGCTGCGCCATGCCGCCGAGATCGGCGCCGAGCGCGATCGTCTTCGCGAGGTC is a genomic window containing:
- the mvaD gene encoding diphosphomevalonate decarboxylase is translated as MTGKATHTAPANIAFVKYWGARDLAQAIPMNASISMTLSECVSLSTVAFEDGSYEPDRIELVAEDGSLSIPPVAFRARALAHLDRVRRWAKRGGSFRVATRNSFPTGSGIASSASGFAALTLAATRALGLSLSTSELSTLARMSGSGSAARSVMGGYVAWSAEGDAGHATPIAPASHWDLRDVIALVDPGEKAVSSLEGHRLAPTSPHFEARQRLLSGRLAEVRRAIDRRDLDLLGPILEEEAVELHLIAMSSKPPIFYWRPGTLAVLEALRAARTQGLSAWATMDAGANVHVICQPSCERDVTSMLQSLPGVTGVLLDGVGEGPRVQQEHLF
- the mvk gene encoding mevalonate kinase gives rise to the protein MSSSAAASVPGKTILFGEHAAVYGRPALVAALDRRMSVVCRAEPKGRGAIRLEAAAYGLARIYEADEVASIVTRERALDPGDLAVAAAALATSGFTGDLDLQVESAIPPGAGFGSSASLAVGVVSACLRALERPAGHDGIAAFAHRVERLQHGNPSGIDVRAVLEGGALWCRRTADGLVHEAAPLSSTALAAIRLYDTGTPVESTGEMVAAVASLRKRDPGTVDRAIAELERAAEEGREALGTGDVPALVAAVRRAHAGLVALDVVHPEVRSAVAAIEAAGGAAKISGAGGRRGAGSGLLLVVDSQLATPPSWVAHDVALGAPGLREEVAA
- a CDS encoding hydroxymethylglutaryl-CoA reductase; its protein translation is MSKVKVASPDAATSRDETIAALVDGSMRFHELPAEIPPGEATAIRREAVGKITGTTLDAIAHFSFDAGTAATRHCENLIGVAQIPMGIVGPITVHGDTIDGDVLIPMATTEGALLASINRGCAAIRLAGGATVYVEDVGMTRAPVFRARGQREARAFLSWIAEHETEIREVAEGTSRFLKMTGLRPYVFGTTIFLRFRFTTGDAMGMNMATIACDRVVRDLIEPKTGIPCVALSGNYCVDKKAASVNFSEGRGKRVHAEVVLDAAILRDVLKTDSRSLVEVQYRKNLLGSIAAGAMGYNAHYANVLSAFFIATGQDPAHVVGGSTGVTCIEPRENGAVYASIFIPDLPLGATGGGTGLATQSEALRVLGVVPDVDRPGQAALRLAEILGGAVLAGELSLMAAFTSSDLARAHQRLGRGGAEGDKGA